The Solea senegalensis isolate Sse05_10M linkage group LG18, IFAPA_SoseM_1, whole genome shotgun sequence DNA segment ATTCTTCTTAAGTGGAGCAATTCAACTCCATTGGCTGGACCTCtgtttcttgtctgtttttggcCTTTCTTGTATACCCAGCAGAGGACCACTGTTGTACACAGGAGGACTGTGACCACCAACAGCATGCCCTGTAAAATCCAAAACAAATCCAGATCATACACTTGCATCTTCTGGGGTAGACACTCAGCTTGTCCTGCAATGTTCTTCGCTCGACAAAAGTACTCTCCAGCATCTTCTTTGCTGACCGTAGTGAATTCCAGAGTTCCTTTTTGCGTGTCGAGAGTGTATGAAGAGTTGAAGAAATTTGGATTGGTATCTGGGTCGACGGGAATCTCCTCCTTGTTCTTGAACCACTGGTACTGGGAGTCTGGGAGGCCCTCATCCTCAAAACAACTCAGCTCAATTGGCTTTCCAGAGGGCACCCATTTAGGGACAAAGCATTTTGGCACCTCAGGTTTCACTCTTACGACAAGGTCGATCATAATCTCAGCCAACATCTTCTGGTCATTGATAGCGGCGACCTCACAGCGATATATTGCCGTGTCTGACCTTATTGCGTTGAGTATCAGTAACGAGGCGGGTTCTCTCAATATGGCTCTGTTCTTCAGGTCACCTACGACCTTCCCATCAAAGTACACGTGACTTGTTCCAACCATTGTCATCTTTTTCCATTCCACTCTGGGTTTGGGTGTAGTGGTGGAGTGAATCTTGCATGATAACtcaatattttcaaactcaTTAATTGATAGTGAGGCATTGTCTGTGCTCAGCTCCACCGCTAACACACTGAAGGAGCGGTGAGTGGTGAAGAGAAGCAGGAGGTAAGCGAGACGTGCTTTTGCCATCTTGGAGTCCAGGCAATGCACAGTGTGAAAAAGTAGAGAGCTGAGGAGATAATTCTTGCAGATTTTTCTTTCGGGTTCttctaataaaaacaattcttGGCAGGCTGTTCACTGAGAGCTGTAAAGCTACCCTCAACAGTTCTTCAGATAAAAGTCTTTCAACTTTTATCCTTTAATGCTTTTATCTTTCATTACTGATGATTCAGTATTTACCccatttggtttttgtttttattctctctttGATCACATAGTCTTCTTGCttcattgcatgtttttttaaaattatattcAAGCTGACAATATGGGTGGCCCCACCCAAATAATGCAGGCCCCACATAAAAACGAccttaaacacacatacatcaatAATATTTTGCTAGCTTAGCTGAATTAGCTATCAGTGACAACTCCAGATGAAGCAGCACCAATTCGACAGCAGGTGGGGAGGATTATGGACGTGACTAAATGTTGATATTATTCACACAGCCAAGTTAAAGGGTTACACTAGTCGCAATGAGTTTCAAACTAGATTCCTGTTGTTCCTATATTTTTGTTGAAGGGGAATGGTTGGATGCAGAAATAATGCTCTATTCATCACTGGCTCCAGAAAGCAATTGAGTTCATTCTTAGCCAGGAAGGACAATCAAAGCCTGATGTAACCAAAACTGTGGAGCCGAGAGCAGATCATTCCAGAGACAGTTTGTGTCGGCAAGGGTTAGACAGATTACCATAAGTATCAGCCTGGGCAAGCTGCTCGGCAGAGTCTGTGGTAGCGTCCAGCTGTGCTCATGCCTGATGTTTCCGCTGTTCTCCTCGGTACTGGGCTGTCTTCAATAAATTCTTCCAACTTGACTCATTACTGACTCCAGAGACTTCTTCACTGATCTCCAAAGCCTTGGTAACAGAGACCTCCCCAAATAAGAAGGAGCAGTGGAAGGGAGCAGTGAATGGCTGGTGACAAATGCTGGCTCAAAACCAATCACAGTGCAAGCTCAAGTGACATAATTCATATGCAGTGGCCAGCTTTGCTACACTATGCTTCATTGTAACACAGAATCCATAATTCAAATACTTTAAACTGTCAACATTTGGACTTGAATCAGTCAATAACACTACTAAATACCCACATAGATTGGTTTTTGCTATAAATAAAAGGTTTAGGAGTGTAGCTACTATTTAAAGCAGGATGATCGAGAGCAGTTGACAATGTCCAGCTAAAGGAGAATATCTGGAATTAACTTCCAAAGAAAGCTCATTCTTTGGCTAAAAAGGCTTCATACAAGGCGAGAGGTAGAAACAGGGTAAATATTGAGCTGCGATTTTTGAGCCAGATACCTTCAGATCTAGCCATTCACCTCCACTACTCATAAGTAACTTAATGGCATTATGTTACATGTCAGTTTACATTGATGACCACTAGGGGTGGGAATGTTGTACATAGATTCTAAAGCAATTATATAATTGCATCTTAATGcattaataaaaagaaaactgtgtatTTACATTGGATACTCAATTAAATTTACTTCCATTAGAAtttattaatacaaaataaattgcACAACATATTTCACTGGAAACcaaggaaagaaacaaaaatctgtgtgtttgtgatgtgctTCCATTTTCGCTGGTCGGCAGCAACAGGAGACGTTtgtttctcctccacctccggGTGGTAATGTGACATGTTGTTGCTCATGTTGAGGATGCATTTTACTCTGGTTTCACACAGCGTACATATTGTGTGGCTTTTGTCCAGCTGGCTTCTTCCCTGTACTTCACAGAAGCCAACATGTTTCCACGTCAGGTTTTAATCCAGATTGTGCTGATCAGATTTCACACTTTAGTGATAGCTCTCGCTCAGCCATCTTTGCTAAAGCTTACGAGGTGATGCACGCATTTATGTGTCGTGACGTTTAACCAACCGTTTATTGATTAAAGTGCATTGAATGTCATGAGGCAGTGACACATGCGTTGGCATCTGTAGTTTCAACATTCACTTGATTCAACTGAGCACAGTGTTAAAATGctatgttttattaatttattttcctAATTATGGCTTTTTCATTACAGAACAAGAGAGTATAAAGAGAGTGTGATGTATCAGAAAATAGGATAGATGACCATAGAATAGGCATTATGTATCATATCGTGGGCTCTATATTGTGATCATGAAGTTGGAAGGTCCTTGTACTGTAGCTAATTGTCATTAGCACACATTATTGATTTTGCTTTGGACTATGAGGTGTGCTTAACTTAAGTATTGCATATCGGACCTTTAAACAAGAAGCACTTTCTATACATTTAGTATATCAACATTATCATACTGTACCTTCATCAAGACAGACTCGGACAGCTTCTCTCTGTTGACTATCTTGATTGCGACCTTCTGACCTGTGATACAGTGGACCCCCAGCTTGACCAGTCCTGAAAGACACATCAAGACATGTAATTAAGAGGCAGCTCAGGATACAGCgtacatttgttgttgtgtctcagaTGTAATACTGTGTCTTTGTTGGATTCTTCAAGACACTGTTTTCACAAGTAGCATTTTAGTAACATGCAGTTGTGTTGTACTGAGATGTTCTTTCAAGAGCTGGTATGATATCATCGTATCGTGATCCGgtgtctgtgatgacttttcctcgTTTTGAAGGCtacattgataatcatcatatttattatttttaaataactcATTTGaattacaaattaaatatttgaaaaacagTTCTTTAATTTTAAgactaattatttgtgttatagcagaatgcAGAAAACCATTTGGATTTAACTAAGTGACATAAACTCAACAAATGAGTAAACCAGAAGCTCctttgtccccacaagctaaaaaaaaaaaagctgatttctTTCTAAAGACTTTTGGTGGGAAAGATAAAGAGGCAAATGTATTCTTAAGGTATCGTATACTCAAGCGGGCTGAGATTTATGAGATGAGTAACTGACATCTGTTTCTCTTTGCGTCCCGACTGatagccatgttttcactgagggaTAGCATCCTAGTCTGAAGTTAGTTCTAAGCACAGGGGTGTTGCACACAGCACAAGTCAGCTCTGACAATGTGCCATATTGACAGAAACACGTTTTCAGCAGAAACGTGTGAGATATCTGCCATTATTTAATTGAGAGACTTATGGTTCAGCAGTTTCAGTCAGTAGTTGTAGCTTTACGCAGCAGGCAGGACAACAACTTTGACAGATAATATTGCTTCTCGAAAACAGGTATAATGTGTGCAGTCAGGGTTGATAAAACAGCAGCTGGTTTAAGAGAAAGCTTTAATGGAACGAGAATGTTTTGGTCATCAGCCACAAATAAGAGGAGAATGTGGATGCAAAGCGCCATATAAACTTTTACCTTCCTCTGAGGAACATAGAAACGCGCTGTGGCTGAAAGCCTTAAATTTGGAGAAGCCACCATAGTTCTGTCTATTTCACTGTTGAAATGACACTTTAAGAAGATCATCCAGTTCCAGAGAAGTGTCTACACTATGAAACGTGGGTAAAACTTCCAAggtgacagcagcagccacaggtTAAACCACAACTAATTGTGATTAAGTATTGTTAGTGTTCTGAGTTGAAGTTACAGCTGATATAGTTTGTATAGTTAGatttataaatacattattacatttcaataattaatttaaCAATCTACACCAAGCAAAAGCACAAAATTATATACGTTATGGAAGCCACTTCCACATTATACTTATTATATTACACTGATGTGGAACTGACGTGCCATTTACATTTGTTATCAACAGTGTTCCCACGACATTGTTAGAAATCAGACTCACTCCATTCACAGTCATGAAAGAAAGTCAGAACCATAGTTAATTCCACAATTAAAAAGATGGGCCTAATTTACACCCACTGCCACATAAGAAGAAAGGTAGAGTTAGCATGTactcacctgtctgtccctTCCCCAGTGTCTTTTCCAGTCGATATGGCCCAACATATTGAGCTGACTGACTGAGAGACAGTTCCTTActcatgctgctctgacagGAGGCTGATATTTATTAGATTTATTGCAGTTACTCTATTACACAGCTTCTTATTGTGCAAGATACAAGATGGTGCTCAACTTAAATCATTTCCAGTGCTGCTATGAAGTTAAAGGGAGAGATGATTTGAAATGTGTGGACGGTATATGAGCAATCTTCATCTCAATATCTGTGTTTACACGTACGATGCTGTTAGTAAAGGAAGCTGACATACTAGTGGATAGAGTACAGAGGAGAAAGTGATGACACTGAGTGACCTGGCTGATTTATTTAAGTCTTAAATACTGAGCGCTACCCTAAAGATACACATGACTAATGACTTTTACCTTTGTACATTAGCTTATTAGCATAACTTGCACCTCGTTACATGTATGACGTTaactatatatatctatgtacatagatatatacatatatatgacacATAACGAAGAGAATAAAGTTAACGTTATATACTCTATGAAACAAGCAGgtttttcaacactttctgacTAAATTAATGTCATTTGGTGCTTGAGTCTCGCAGCTAAACGTCACATACGCCACACAGATGTTAGCACTGTAGTTTACATCTCTAATGtattctatgtgtgtgtgtgtgtgtgtgcgtgcgtgcgtgcgtgtgtgtcaggCCTATTTCACAGGTGCAACAACATGCTATGTTAGCCACAGCAGCGGGGGGCTAGCTCCGGTTTAGCCGAGCAGCGAGCGGCCTGTCAGCAAAACCCGCACCTCCTCAAGCTTCCGGGCGTCGCCAAACGTTCACATTCATCCGCCACGTTATGTCGGGGCGAAAGGCATATTCCCCTCAAAACTGCCATTTTCAACGCGGTGCGGTCCTCCCCCTTCCCTGCCTCTCCCCGTCTCTCCCACTCTACATCCCTGCGAGTGCTCAGCAGCGGATCACAGCATCTTCTGcaccccctctctccctctctctctctctctctctcctctgtctctctcctctggcGTGTCCTCCGCTCCTCCCTCACCGCCGAGTGTTCAGGTGAAAGCAGCCCCCGCACAGCCCCGTAGCTCCGTCTCAATCCCTGTCTTCACCTGCGTTTTACAGTTCACGCAGGGTGAAGAAGGAAAGGCCTCCCCCTGGTTTATACCAGCTTCGCTTTTTCTTGCCGTAAATagactctctccctctctctctctctctcgccctctcctCCGACTCAACATCCGGGTCCCAATCCGTCTCCATCCTCCCtgcatcctctcctctcctctccactccccTCCTGCCCTTTTacttagaataaataaatattgagcaacataacaataaaaaaaaaataaaataaaaaacagcagcacaagaaaaaaaaatcaatatcataAATTAAGGAAGAAGGGAATATTAAAAGCTATTTATAGAGAAAATCTAATGTACAGGAGGGgacacataataaataaaaacatgcaataatgGCACTCTAATTATTTAATGTCGTAATTGTAGAATGTATTTTAAGCATGAAAGTTATTTTCAGAAATGTCTGCTCACTTTTATTCTAACAAGTAACACCTTTAAAGTTGCATTTATCAACACAGTTGATACACAACATTGAGATTTGTTTTCCAtaattttcaaaacattttcagtCAAGTCAGTTGGAACCTTTCATTGTCGCCAGGTAGCAACTGAAGAGCTCATACAGCAGTCGTTAAAGActatatatttgaaaaaaaaaagtcaacagtAATTAAGTGAGGAACAACAGAGCTGTGAACATCCCACAACAATCAATACATCTGACACTTCTGTAGTTTTCTGTCTATGAAGAATTTAGAAATAACAATTGACTGATTTCTTAAACTTTATATTCAGGAGCAAAATCGAAACTataataatgtgatatttatCACAACTATTGTGGATATTATCGACTGTATAGAAccaaaaagcagctgaaaactGTCAATATTTGCACAAAATTTAATGCCTTTACTTGACATGTTATTCAGTAATCTTTAATGTActgttatatatatagttttgtattattaacccatgtgtatgtatttattgcattattattatttattattgcttATTTAGTTgatcttttttcattattttgtatttccatttattgagctttattgtcactgtttgaaagtaagttgtaaataaacaaataaatattctttattCGACTGCTCCCTTTAGGGTTGACCACAGAGGATCATCTGCCTCTGTTTCTTGGGtcctaaaatgaataaataaataaaaatgacactcTTGTCCTCCCTCTCCAGCACAGCAAATGAACATGCTACAATGATAATATTTCAAAGTCAAAGAAATCACAGTcaaagagaaaatgacagaaggaTGAAGAGCAAAGGCTGTCAAATACCAAACTACTCAAATGTATAATAGTTTGGATTGTGCTGAGAGGATTTAGATGTGTTTTTGCACCAGATTAGTTTGTTGAGGCCATTTAAGAAACATACAAATATTTGTAAAATCTTAACTTTGAAGTTAGTTTGAACAGCTGTCAAATAAATGGCAATGGCACAATAAACTccatattcaaatgaaaacagttaccctcacattttacacactagacctttaattAAGATGAAAGCAAACATGGGAatcaaaaatgttatattaCAACACAGTAACAAGGTATAGTGATTGTATGGTTATTATTATCCCCCCAAAaaagtaatgtaaataaaaataaaataatgcagtaTTGAAGTATTGCAGTAATACCGTGTTACTTTTGACTGTGCAATATCTTCACGTGTATAGCatagtattattgttttaaatagtATTTGTGCATGGTGGATTCTGGGAACTATGATTCAACGAGTATTTCTTTTCATCAACTGACGTTTTTTTTTGATAAGTAAAAAAACCTGACGTAGAATTTTAAGAACTATTTGAGTAGTATTTTAGGGACTAATTTTTAAGTTGCAACTGAATTTTTGTGGTCTTCTTCACCACATTATTTTGGTTTAGAATCTCAGATTTTATGTTGATAAATATGACCATTCAGTGGATGAGGGAGTACTTTTTATGTGCGATTCCTCAGTGAAATTTGACTTAATAACGGTTTGATTTGGATGGGTTATTATGTGGTGATTCCCATGGAAATAAGATGTATTACCTACATATTACTACATATTAATTCCATTCAATTAGCATATGCAAACATATTGTAAGTGAAATCCAGTTCACTTATTCCAATTCACtgttgatatactgtatattcttgttaatatgtatgtataattgATTCACAGCCACTATTAATTGTACTATTTTGAGTACCGGCACTTCCCACTAGATGCCAGTGCTCAGTTTAATTTATCTTTACAATTTATTATCATGGCCCATCATATAATCATTTCCCAGGCTGCACTACATGACATTCACAAGTTCTTGTCTCGTGGGACTCTAGCGCTTAGTTTCTAGTGTTTAGAAGTGATTTTCACTAATGCTTGGTTATATTCACCGACCTCTTGCCACGTGTTTGTCCTGAAGACAACATAATAACAGGACATCAAATAGAATGGACTGTGTGCTTGAAGTTTAAATCATAGTTTGATTACTAtaccatattgttactgtactgtaatgttaaGTGTTATCAAAATGGAAGGAAGGGTCAGACAACGTTTCTCAGTTGCAGTTGTGGGTTTTGAGGCCAGAATGAGGAGTTTTCGTTTGGTCCTGAACGTCTCCTTCCCTCGCGCTGACAGCACCAGGCTCAGTCTGTCCCCCTGTTCCTCCAGGTCTTGTCTTTTGTATTCCCCACgttcagctgcagctcacactgCAAATGACATTAGACTGCTCAGAGCGGGTAATGTGGGGATTAGGCAGAGATTAACAAGATTGTCTTAATGCTATTGAAGAGCAACTTCTCCTGGAGCAGCAGGTCGAAAGGTTttaatgccaaaaaaaaatcaaggacTGAAAGAGCTGAATGATAAAGTAAAactatacagtattttttaatatttatcatattattataaacaCATAAGTTGCTATGCTGTTTCAAATATCTATTATATTATCCTTATATTATATAAGGATTTTATGCATCATTAATTGTCCTACTTTATGACTCTGAAAGGCACCTATAATCAAATgtatcattattactattattttatttgatttttttatagtgtttttgaACACAAATCTTAAATCTCTAAAATGGTCTGTGATGAATCATAACATAATGAAAGGGTAAAGTCACTAAAGCACAGTTGGGGAATTTAAAACTGggacttaaaaacaaatcagagatTGAAAAAGTTATGGGGTGAAAATGACtgaatcattatttttaataacacCATAGACTGCAGTGTGAATTCAACTGTACATTGGCATTACAGCAACCATTGTGGTGAATAAAATTATGGAATAGATCCGTGTGGGTAAGTGTTGCGTGTTTAACAAAATATAAGTGAAGGGACAAATAATAACGTGACAGACTGTCATGATGGAACCAAGAAACAACATTAAATGGGTAGTTTACGTGTTCTGAAGTGAagtactgacacacagtcaaacagGCTCTGGATGCTGGGAAAAACTAATTTTATTGACATAACAAAAGGCCCTtttataaaatctacacctgctttaAGTATATGATCATTGATgatcacccccacacacacacaccagattcAACAGAGGAAATCTGTGTCTTTAGTGCCTacggacacaggagctgctggtctactgctgcctcatgtagGAAAAGTCTagcagtgacacaaagcagCAAAAATTATCCTAAGTGAGTGAGGATTTCAAGGTGTTAATATTTCTGCCGCAATATTAACACCtctgttgtattattttgtcaccGTAAATGAGTCGTACACGTGGTCCTCTTTCATTTCGTATGTGAACTTACCTTTCATTTAGATGTACTTCATCATGTGCTAGGATTCCTCAGACAGGGTTTTCACACAGACATGGAAGGCATCTATCAGGTCTTTGCAGTCCTGCACTCCCTTCTCtctgacactgaaacacaagtTCGCCAGTCCGACTTATTGAACTCTGAATTGCGTGTACATCCACCAAAGATTTGTTAAACACAAGGCTTCCTTTAGAAGTCACAATATGGATCAGACCTTTGCCAGACTCTAGGTAGAGAAGACACATGGATCACAGGAAGCTCCCTTAGATTTATTGCTACATAAAAAAGTGCTGTCCCCTTTACAATATGGTACAATGGAAAGCCTCTCTGCTAAGCTGCTACATAGACAGGAAATTGCACATATTTTCTCAAAAATCTGGCAACCACATGAATAAATTACCAGGACCAGGGGCCTAAGGGTTCTTGGGCCCTGAAGCCCATGCCACTGCACTACTATATTATGATATTTCCTCTACTACTTTATTCATCCTGATATTTTAATGGGAGTGGCCCTGAAGCCACATTGCACTGGTGACGTTATGTGAATTATCTTAATAGGTCCCCTCAATCATATACCAGGGTTTATATTTGAAAGGGGCCTTCAGTCAAATAACAAAGCTTAAGTTATATGATATGTACCATAGGGCCCACTGGCTCATAATCTGTCCAAGGGCAAACAGTCTTAGTTCATGTACCTTGTGAAATTTCAGATTTACTACAGAGGTGTGGAATATTATCTCAGAGTAGTAGACTGAATGGAATTACGACGTACTTCTTTCTTTGTGGAATATTTTCTTGATGGAAACGTGAAGAATGGTGTCAGAATGCTTTTGTATGACAATCATTTTGCAACACATTATGAAATGTCCTGATCCAGGTGCTGTCATGTCTTCATTTTCTTGTtggtttttccatttgttttgtcttattttagttattttttcaaaaaatattacacatattcatatattttacacatgtacatgtacagtgaGTCGGGCAGCCTCGAGCATACCTATGAACACACCAATGCTAGGCTATTCCAATtgacatttatatttcaaacataaatgcggaaatgaaaatgagtgaTGCCTATTAAGTGCTACTTCCATGCATAAACGTACCTGTTACAATATGTTGGATATattaatgtacatttaaagacatttaaatttgttCTCATTCTCATACAACATAAAGTAATAATT contains these protein-coding regions:
- the LOC122759219 gene encoding junctional adhesion molecule 3B-like; amino-acid sequence: MAKARLAYLLLLFTTHRSFSVLAVELSTDNASLSINEFENIELSCKIHSTTTPKPRVEWKKMTMVGTSHVYFDGKVVGDLKNRAILREPASLLILNAIRSDTAIYRCEVAAINDQKMLAEIMIDLVVRVKPEVPKCFVPKWVPSGKPIELSCFEDEGLPDSQYQWFKNKEEIPVDPDTNPNFFNSSYTLDTQKGTLEFTTVSKEDAGEYFCRAKNIAGQAECLPQKMQVYDLDLFWILQGMLLVVTVLLCTTVVLCWVYKKGQKQTRNRGPANGVELLHLRRIDEVDEVDEVDEADFGHKMSFVV